One Streptomyces sp. SAI-135 DNA segment encodes these proteins:
- a CDS encoding LLM class F420-dependent oxidoreductase, translating to MRVGVHINRFDHPEGAPALGAELAAAGAAAEAAGVSWLSVMDHYFQMEFNGGAEDPMLEAYTTLGFLAAHTETVRLGALVTGVTYRHPGLLAKIATTLDVLSGGRAALGIGAAWYDREHEGLGVPFPPLAERFERLEEALRICLQMWDPAANGPFEGTHYRLAETRCVPAPVSSPHPEIMIGGSGEKKTLRLVARYGDACNLFATTPEEVTHKLDVLRRHCDTEGRDYDAIRKTMTYSGEAADDGDLDAFLQDIDGYAKLGLDTVILAPRTGAPAEWIERFTAPAVRRLAELD from the coding sequence ATGCGTGTGGGTGTGCACATCAACCGGTTCGACCACCCCGAGGGCGCACCCGCTCTCGGGGCCGAGCTCGCCGCCGCGGGTGCCGCCGCCGAAGCGGCCGGGGTCAGCTGGCTGTCGGTGATGGACCACTACTTCCAGATGGAGTTCAACGGCGGTGCCGAGGACCCGATGCTGGAGGCCTACACGACCCTGGGCTTCCTCGCGGCCCACACCGAGACGGTCCGGCTCGGCGCGCTGGTGACCGGGGTGACGTACCGCCACCCCGGACTGCTCGCCAAGATCGCGACCACGCTCGACGTGCTCTCCGGCGGCCGGGCGGCGCTCGGCATCGGGGCCGCCTGGTACGACCGGGAGCACGAGGGGCTCGGCGTGCCCTTCCCGCCCCTCGCGGAGCGCTTCGAGCGTCTGGAGGAGGCCCTGCGGATCTGTCTGCAGATGTGGGACCCGGCGGCGAACGGCCCCTTCGAGGGCACCCATTACCGGCTCGCCGAGACCCGGTGCGTGCCGGCGCCGGTCAGCAGCCCGCACCCGGAGATCATGATCGGCGGCAGCGGCGAGAAGAAGACGCTCCGCCTGGTGGCCCGCTACGGGGACGCCTGCAACCTCTTCGCCACCACGCCGGAGGAGGTCACGCACAAGCTCGACGTGCTGCGCCGCCACTGCGACACCGAGGGGCGGGACTACGACGCCATCCGCAAGACCATGACCTACTCGGGCGAGGCGGCCGACGACGGTGACCTGGACGCCTTCCTCCAGGACATCGACGGCTACGCCAAGCTCGGCCTCGACACGGTCATCCTCGCCCCGCGCACCGGCGCCCCCGCCGAATGGATCGAACGCTTCACGGCACCGGCCGTACGGCGGCTCGCGGAACTGGACTGA